In Salinarimonas sp., a genomic segment contains:
- a CDS encoding cytochrome P450: MSVAPSPRRACDEPSFDPFARGFAENPYPHYAAWRARGPVQWGVAPDERAPGCWYVLGHAEAAAALTDDRLVLEPARVYGPDALPPPDPAHAAFDAMVSRWMIFRDPPDHTRLRRALMPAFTDAALAALAPQVQAIAEALVGAALRKGRFDLIADVAFPLPALVVARMLGLDEADYPLIARTSKALLAGIDLKRDADADALRAAAARAAEELEAHLRAAIARRRAVGGDDLLGRLVAATDGRPDGEAELVANCALVLFAGHETTVNLIGNGMLALLDHPAAQARLRAEPASWPRAIEELSRFDSSSQMTFRFVMEPLRLGGATLSPGDPVGIVIGAANRDPAVFADPDRLDVGRTPNPHLSFGRGRHSCPGAALARMEALAALRLLLQHTTALARDETPVVRAGSTGLRGLRTLPIRAQARRGGRGS; this comes from the coding sequence ATGAGTGTCGCCCCGTCACCGCGCCGCGCGTGCGACGAGCCGTCTTTCGACCCGTTCGCCCGCGGCTTCGCCGAGAACCCCTACCCGCACTACGCCGCCTGGCGCGCGCGCGGGCCGGTGCAGTGGGGCGTCGCTCCGGACGAGCGGGCGCCCGGCTGCTGGTACGTGCTCGGCCACGCCGAGGCCGCCGCCGCGCTGACCGACGACCGGCTGGTGCTGGAGCCGGCGCGGGTCTACGGCCCCGACGCCCTGCCGCCGCCGGACCCGGCCCACGCCGCCTTCGACGCCATGGTCTCGCGCTGGATGATCTTCCGCGACCCTCCCGACCACACGCGGCTGCGCCGGGCCTTGATGCCCGCCTTCACCGACGCGGCGCTCGCAGCCCTCGCGCCGCAGGTTCAGGCGATCGCGGAGGCGCTCGTCGGCGCGGCCCTGCGGAAGGGGCGCTTCGACCTGATCGCCGACGTGGCCTTTCCGCTTCCCGCCCTGGTCGTCGCCCGCATGCTCGGCCTCGACGAGGCCGACTACCCGCTGATCGCCCGCACCTCGAAGGCGCTGCTCGCCGGCATCGACCTGAAGCGCGACGCGGACGCCGACGCCCTGCGGGCCGCGGCGGCGCGGGCGGCCGAGGAGCTCGAGGCCCATCTGCGCGCGGCGATCGCCCGGCGCCGGGCCGTCGGCGGCGACGACCTTCTGGGGCGTCTCGTCGCCGCGACGGACGGGCGCCCGGACGGCGAGGCCGAGCTCGTGGCCAATTGCGCGCTCGTCCTGTTCGCGGGCCACGAGACGACGGTGAACCTGATCGGCAACGGCATGCTCGCGCTGCTGGATCATCCCGCGGCGCAGGCCCGGCTGCGCGCCGAGCCGGCCTCGTGGCCGCGGGCGATCGAGGAGCTGTCGCGCTTCGATTCCTCCTCGCAGATGACGTTCCGCTTCGTGATGGAGCCGCTGCGGCTCGGCGGCGCGACGCTCTCGCCGGGCGATCCCGTGGGCATCGTCATCGGCGCGGCCAACCGCGATCCCGCGGTGTTCGCCGATCCCGATCGGCTCGACGTCGGGCGCACGCCGAACCCGCACCTCTCCTTCGGCCGCGGGCGGCATTCCTGCCCCGGCGCCGCGCTCGCGCGGATGGAGGCGCTGGCGGCGTTGCGGCTTCTGCTGCAGCATACGACGGCGCTCGCGCGCGACGAGACGCCGGTCGTGCGCGCCGGCTCGACCGGCCTGCGCGGCCTGCGCACGCTCCCGATTCGCGCGCAGGCGAGGCGAGGAGGACGAGGCTCATGA
- a CDS encoding DUF899 family protein: MTIQDASAQLYTLEDELGRLEAKVRALRASVRGETVENHVFRGWEGPVSLADLFGDRERLIVIHNMGAACRYCTMWADGLNGLLPYLEKSAAVAMLNHDPVATQQATSRRRGWRFRMADASGTDFFARTGFVDPSDGSLTPGTSTFVRGEDGTIRRHALAYFGPHDRFCPVYSFLDLLPEDAEDAFSP; encoded by the coding sequence ATGACGATCCAGGACGCGAGTGCGCAACTCTACACGCTCGAGGACGAGCTCGGCCGGCTCGAGGCGAAGGTGCGCGCGCTGCGCGCCTCCGTGCGCGGCGAGACGGTCGAGAACCACGTCTTCCGGGGATGGGAGGGCCCGGTCTCCCTCGCCGATCTCTTCGGCGACCGCGAGCGGCTGATCGTGATCCACAACATGGGCGCCGCGTGCCGCTATTGCACGATGTGGGCCGACGGCCTGAACGGGCTCCTGCCGTATCTCGAGAAGAGCGCGGCCGTCGCCATGCTCAACCACGACCCTGTCGCGACGCAGCAGGCGACGAGCCGGCGGAGAGGCTGGCGCTTCCGCATGGCCGACGCGTCGGGGACGGACTTCTTCGCGCGGACGGGCTTCGTCGACCCGAGCGACGGCAGTCTGACCCCGGGGACCTCCACCTTCGTGCGCGGCGAGGACGGCACGATCCGTCGGCACGCGCTCGCCTATTTCGGTCCGCACGACCGGTTCTGCCCGGTCTACAGCTTCCTCGACCTGCTGCCGGAGGACGCCGAGGACGCCTTCTCGCCGTGA
- a CDS encoding class I SAM-dependent methyltransferase has translation MSVPEPMGGTAEADRARYAVARQEAIYDGADAPVWRKAIYDLLHEGWELACIGGLPFLRDMAGRAGLGPGARALELGCGAGAACRYLARLTGCDVVGIERNAAQLARAEARRGDAPEAARLRFRAGDVADAPPDEAPVDCVFLLDTLSLLPDPLPALRAARALVRPGGGLFVADLGATPLTAPDVLAAAHAEDGFSSLLDCARFRDLLAAAGFAESAARDRTDQAADGFGRVLAWLDGPGTADPEIAPEAREAWRETTAFYLRAFETRQLEYRWWSARAA, from the coding sequence ATGAGCGTTCCCGAGCCCATGGGCGGCACGGCGGAGGCCGACCGGGCCCGCTACGCCGTCGCCCGGCAGGAGGCGATCTACGACGGCGCCGACGCGCCGGTCTGGCGCAAGGCCATCTACGACCTGCTCCACGAGGGCTGGGAGCTCGCCTGCATCGGCGGCCTGCCCTTCCTGCGCGACATGGCCGGGCGCGCCGGGCTCGGGCCGGGCGCCCGCGCCCTCGAGCTCGGATGCGGGGCGGGCGCGGCCTGCCGCTACCTCGCGCGGCTGACCGGCTGCGATGTCGTCGGGATCGAGCGCAACGCCGCCCAGCTCGCCCGCGCCGAAGCGCGGCGGGGGGACGCGCCCGAGGCCGCGCGCCTGCGTTTCCGCGCGGGAGACGTCGCGGACGCCCCGCCGGACGAGGCGCCCGTCGACTGCGTCTTCCTGCTCGACACGCTGAGCCTCCTGCCCGATCCCCTTCCCGCCCTGAGGGCCGCGCGCGCCCTCGTCCGGCCGGGAGGCGGCCTGTTCGTCGCGGATCTCGGCGCGACGCCGCTGACCGCGCCGGACGTCCTCGCGGCCGCCCACGCCGAGGACGGCTTCTCGAGCCTGCTCGACTGCGCCCGCTTCCGGGATCTCCTCGCCGCGGCCGGCTTCGCGGAGAGCGCGGCGCGCGACCGGACGGACCAGGCGGCCGACGGCTTCGGCCGCGTCCTCGCCTGGCTCGACGGTCCCGGCACGGCCGATCCGGAGATCGCGCCGGAGGCCCGCGAGGCCTGGCGCGAGACCACGGCGTTCTACCTGCGCGCTTTCGAGACGCGTCAGCTGGAATATCGCTGGTGGTCGGCCCGGGCCGCCTGA
- a CDS encoding AraC family transcriptional regulator, translating into MLSLTDQQDARLPRAERLPEPEPLGPSIQVPRTEDLVRAAIAHMRANLSDRHTLGTLAEIAGCSPFTLIRLFRRLTGITPMRFLTSLRLAEAKRLLLTTEEGVIHVCYEVGYESLGSFNNRFRALTGLTPSDLRQRLRGLDPDALRDRASETGVLEAVAIYRTGAPFAELVACAPAERLCESLVRSGRYEAVRFAVPFDPDPRRLLLQSRALRSPCLPLARLPLGTPIATLRPVDELDPPVLPVIAAAASLPDGRGLPARRAA; encoded by the coding sequence ATGCTCAGCCTCACCGACCAGCAGGACGCCCGTCTCCCGCGCGCGGAGCGTCTCCCCGAGCCCGAGCCGCTCGGGCCCTCGATCCAGGTCCCGCGCACCGAGGACCTGGTGCGCGCCGCGATCGCACACATGCGCGCCAACCTTTCGGACCGGCACACGCTCGGCACGCTCGCCGAGATCGCCGGCTGCAGCCCGTTCACCCTGATCCGCCTGTTCCGGCGCCTGACCGGGATCACGCCCATGCGCTTTCTCACGAGCCTGCGGCTCGCGGAGGCGAAGCGGCTCCTTCTCACCACCGAGGAAGGCGTCATCCACGTCTGCTACGAAGTCGGCTACGAAAGCCTCGGCAGCTTCAACAACCGGTTCCGGGCGCTGACCGGGCTCACGCCGTCGGACCTGCGCCAGCGCCTGCGCGGGCTCGATCCGGACGCGCTGCGCGACCGTGCGAGCGAGACCGGCGTCCTCGAGGCGGTGGCGATCTATCGGACCGGGGCGCCCTTCGCCGAGCTCGTCGCCTGCGCGCCGGCGGAGCGGCTGTGCGAGAGCCTCGTGCGAAGCGGCCGCTACGAGGCGGTGCGCTTCGCGGTGCCCTTCGACCCGGACCCGCGCCGGCTCCTCCTCCAGAGCCGCGCCCTGCGCTCGCCCTGCCTGCCGCTGGCGCGGCTGCCGCTCGGCACGCCGATCGCGACGCTTCGGCCGGTCGACGAGCTCGACCCGCCGGTGCTGCCCGTGATCGCCGCCGCGGCGAGCCTGCCGGACGGACGGGGCCTGCCCGCCCGTCGCGCCGCATGA
- a CDS encoding NADH-quinone oxidoreductase subunit N: MPVGDIFPELALVVGAGLVVLLASFAPLGAQRWCAALAGLTLAISAALLSRQIGAERLTFQGVWAIDDASVAARLAILAATGFVVLLTPAWLASDKRHGEHYAILLFAALGAMALAGAADLLQLVMAVLLSSVTGYTLAAWHRDWPLSVEAGMKYFLVGALANVVLVLGVILVFGLTGESGVSGLAAALADPARASPLLTLGLALVVAGLAFKLAAVPLHAWLPDVAEGAPAPAAAFLTVAPKIGAAVALARLVDLLPPDGDALRPLIAILAAATMTLGNLAALRQEDVRRLIGWSSVSQSGYALMAIAVVSVGAGATGALIGFLLAYAAANLAAFAVVAHLRGLTERAHYAGLLSERPLVGATLVIAFLSLVGVPPLAGFFGKLGLFLVTIEGGHAWLAVVAAANTALSLAYYLRVVAPMAFGEPKRPRATLSRGSALAVGLGAALVVGLGLAAEPWQNALAGARLLP, from the coding sequence ATGCCCGTCGGCGACATCTTCCCCGAGCTGGCGCTGGTCGTCGGCGCGGGGCTGGTCGTCCTCCTCGCCTCCTTCGCGCCGCTCGGCGCGCAGCGCTGGTGCGCCGCTCTCGCCGGCCTGACGCTCGCGATCTCGGCCGCGCTGCTCTCGCGCCAGATCGGCGCGGAGCGCCTCACCTTCCAGGGCGTCTGGGCGATCGACGACGCGAGCGTCGCCGCGCGGCTCGCGATCCTCGCCGCGACGGGCTTCGTCGTCCTCCTCACGCCCGCCTGGCTCGCCAGCGACAAGCGCCACGGCGAGCATTACGCGATCCTGCTCTTCGCGGCGCTCGGCGCCATGGCGCTCGCCGGCGCGGCGGACCTGCTCCAGCTGGTCATGGCGGTGCTGCTCTCGTCCGTCACCGGCTACACGCTCGCCGCCTGGCACCGCGACTGGCCGCTCTCGGTCGAGGCGGGGATGAAGTACTTCCTCGTCGGCGCGCTCGCCAACGTGGTGCTGGTGCTGGGCGTGATCCTCGTCTTCGGCCTCACCGGGGAGAGCGGCGTCTCGGGCCTCGCCGCGGCGCTCGCCGACCCCGCCCGCGCCTCGCCGCTGCTCACGCTCGGCCTCGCCCTCGTCGTCGCCGGCCTCGCCTTCAAGCTCGCCGCCGTGCCGCTCCACGCCTGGCTCCCCGACGTCGCGGAGGGCGCGCCCGCGCCGGCGGCGGCCTTCCTGACGGTGGCGCCGAAGATCGGCGCGGCGGTCGCCCTCGCGCGGCTCGTCGACCTCCTCCCGCCGGACGGGGACGCGCTGCGCCCGCTCATCGCGATCCTCGCCGCGGCGACGATGACGCTCGGCAATCTCGCGGCGCTCCGACAGGAGGACGTGCGCCGGCTGATCGGCTGGTCCTCCGTCTCGCAATCCGGCTACGCGCTGATGGCGATCGCGGTCGTCAGCGTCGGCGCGGGCGCGACGGGGGCGCTGATCGGCTTCCTGCTGGCCTACGCGGCGGCGAACCTCGCCGCCTTCGCCGTGGTGGCGCATCTGCGCGGCCTCACCGAGCGGGCGCATTATGCGGGGCTTCTCTCAGAGCGCCCGCTCGTCGGGGCGACGCTGGTGATCGCCTTCCTGTCGCTGGTGGGCGTGCCGCCGCTCGCCGGCTTCTTCGGCAAGCTCGGCCTGTTTCTGGTGACGATCGAGGGCGGCCATGCCTGGCTCGCGGTGGTCGCGGCGGCGAACACGGCGCTGTCGCTGGCCTATTACCTGCGCGTCGTCGCGCCGATGGCCTTCGGCGAGCCGAAGCGCCCGCGCGCGACCCTGTCCCGTGGGAGCGCGCTCGCGGTCGGGCTCGGCGCGGCGCTCGTCGTCGGCCTCGGCCTCGCGGCGGAGCCGTGGCAGAACGCGCTCGCCGGCGCGCGGCTGCTGCCGTAG
- a CDS encoding NADH-quinone oxidoreductase subunit M, whose translation MPTFAILAPLVAALALALAGGVGKARARLLATVSAALPLIALIVVWARFDASPEAPAFQSVLAVPWVPTLDVAWRVGVDGMSLALALMSALLFVAAIAWPADTQGRHRAYYAWLLFLEGVSLGLFLTLDLLVFYVFFDLSLVGMYFLIGRFGHGEAQAAALKFFVYTLAGSLALLLAILGLVLAGDAPSFDMRALIAAQPLAGASPLAAGLVLLGFVVGFGIKTPLFPVHTWLPPAHVDAPGPASAILAGVLLKMGTYGLARIPLSMMRETFSAWALWIGVLAVVSILWGALVAFAQQNLKRRIAYTSVNHMGYAVLGIAAAGAAAQGAPEAREIALTGAVIEMVAHGLITGALFLIAGSFWLRTQDYDLGAYGGLAGVAPRLTAATILAAFASLGLPGLAGFVAEFQIFAGTFAVHPWLAAIGLLGILITAALFLDMVQKLFFGPLPETRRGFSDLGRAETAVLAALLALVVVIGVYPRWLIAMIAPAASAIVGR comes from the coding sequence ATGCCGACCTTCGCGATCCTCGCCCCGCTCGTCGCCGCCCTCGCGCTCGCCCTCGCGGGCGGCGTCGGCAAGGCGCGCGCGCGGCTCCTCGCGACGGTCTCGGCCGCGCTGCCGCTCATCGCGCTGATCGTCGTCTGGGCGCGCTTCGACGCCTCCCCCGAGGCGCCCGCCTTCCAGAGCGTGCTCGCGGTCCCCTGGGTGCCGACGCTCGACGTCGCCTGGCGGGTCGGCGTCGACGGCATGTCGCTGGCGCTCGCCCTGATGAGCGCGCTCCTGTTCGTCGCCGCGATCGCCTGGCCGGCCGACACGCAGGGACGCCACCGGGCCTACTATGCCTGGCTCCTGTTCCTGGAGGGCGTCTCGCTCGGCCTGTTCCTGACGCTCGACCTGCTCGTCTTCTACGTCTTCTTCGACCTGTCGCTGGTGGGCATGTACTTCCTCATCGGCCGCTTCGGGCACGGGGAGGCGCAGGCGGCGGCGCTGAAGTTCTTCGTCTACACGCTCGCCGGCTCGCTGGCGCTGCTGCTCGCCATCCTCGGCCTCGTGCTCGCCGGCGACGCGCCGAGCTTCGACATGCGCGCGCTGATCGCCGCCCAGCCGCTGGCGGGCGCCTCGCCGCTCGCGGCGGGGCTCGTCCTTCTCGGCTTCGTCGTCGGCTTCGGGATCAAGACGCCGCTCTTTCCCGTGCACACCTGGCTGCCGCCCGCCCATGTCGACGCGCCGGGGCCCGCCTCCGCCATCCTCGCCGGCGTCCTCCTGAAGATGGGGACCTACGGCCTCGCGCGCATTCCGCTCTCGATGATGCGCGAGACCTTCTCGGCCTGGGCGCTGTGGATCGGCGTCCTCGCGGTGGTCTCGATCCTGTGGGGCGCGCTCGTCGCCTTCGCGCAACAGAACCTCAAGCGCCGGATCGCCTACACCTCGGTGAACCACATGGGCTACGCCGTGCTCGGCATCGCGGCCGCGGGCGCCGCCGCGCAGGGCGCGCCCGAGGCCCGGGAGATCGCGCTCACCGGCGCGGTGATCGAGATGGTGGCGCACGGCCTGATCACGGGGGCCTTGTTCCTGATCGCCGGCTCGTTCTGGCTGCGCACGCAGGACTACGACCTGGGTGCCTATGGCGGGCTCGCGGGCGTCGCGCCGCGGCTGACCGCGGCGACGATCCTCGCCGCCTTCGCCTCGCTCGGCCTGCCGGGGCTCGCGGGCTTCGTCGCCGAGTTCCAGATCTTCGCCGGCACCTTCGCCGTGCACCCCTGGCTCGCCGCCATCGGCCTCCTCGGCATCCTGATCACGGCGGCGCTCTTCCTCGACATGGTGCAGAAGCTCTTCTTCGGCCCCCTGCCGGAGACGCGCCGCGGCTTTTCCGATCTCGGGCGCGCGGAGACGGCGGTGCTCGCCGCGCTCCTCGCCCTCGTCGTCGTCATCGGCGTCTATCCGCGCTGGCTGATCGCCATGATCGCGCCCGCCGCCTCCGCCATCGTGGGGCGGTGA
- a CDS encoding proton-conducting transporter membrane subunit, translating into MPFSLALLPALAGLALILVRLESRTALAWSAGAALGATLALAIAAAAAGWSGRLAWSDALVLEAALTPGSALVAILVPAIALPVVVYAAFHEARAGLARLVGLLLVFVGGMELLVVAADFLTLLIGWEIVGALSWALIGHDWREAENPASGLYAFVATRLGDLGLILAAIALFAGTGSFAYADLAALDEATLTLIAFGILLSAAAKAGQVPFSPWLFRAMAGPTSVSALLHAATMVAAGAYILARLQPSLAAAPGFSQATLAIGLVTAFAGGIVAVLQNHAKRLLAASTSAQFGLMLVAVGAGYPGVALLHLAAHAAFKALLFLAAGTAGERVGSFALDRMGLGRALPGVAVAAAIGAAALAAIPPLGAAWTKEEIVAAAGHADPLLAGAVMLAGALSAAYGARFLLLAYGPAENPPGGPAPSRTEVAAAWALALASVALGVLWLPGAHEPLATALGADLPRGAAWEAALSLVLVAAGLLAGRALARTTPALGTRGAPAAAAAWLGLPALIDAALVRPFLALADAADRVDRAVLDAIPGGAARTGRRLRDGLAALDRRRVDAAPRGIAGLGRAAAAALARADGRVVDAGIRATAALAQAFAGLSDRIGERLADGLPTGATRLALLGGRDARRLHTGLSHHYYALGVAGAAVLVLLLLVLA; encoded by the coding sequence ATGCCGTTCTCCCTCGCCCTCCTGCCGGCCCTCGCCGGCCTCGCGCTGATCCTCGTACGGCTCGAGAGCCGCACGGCGCTCGCCTGGAGCGCCGGCGCGGCGCTCGGCGCGACGCTGGCGCTGGCGATCGCCGCCGCGGCGGCGGGCTGGAGCGGGCGCCTGGCCTGGAGCGACGCGCTCGTGCTCGAGGCCGCGCTGACGCCCGGATCCGCGCTCGTCGCGATCCTGGTGCCGGCCATCGCGCTCCCCGTCGTCGTCTACGCGGCCTTCCACGAGGCGCGAGCCGGGCTCGCGCGGCTCGTCGGGCTCCTCCTCGTCTTCGTCGGCGGCATGGAGCTCCTCGTCGTCGCGGCGGACTTCCTCACGCTGCTGATCGGCTGGGAGATCGTCGGCGCGCTCTCCTGGGCGTTGATCGGGCACGACTGGCGCGAGGCCGAGAACCCGGCCTCGGGCCTCTACGCCTTCGTCGCGACGCGGCTGGGCGATCTCGGGCTCATCCTCGCGGCGATCGCGCTCTTTGCCGGGACGGGCTCGTTCGCCTATGCCGACCTCGCCGCGCTGGACGAGGCGACCCTGACCCTCATCGCCTTCGGAATCCTCCTCTCGGCCGCGGCGAAGGCGGGGCAGGTCCCGTTCTCGCCCTGGCTGTTCCGGGCGATGGCGGGGCCGACCTCGGTCTCGGCCCTCCTCCATGCCGCGACCATGGTCGCCGCGGGGGCGTACATCCTGGCGCGGCTGCAGCCGTCCCTCGCCGCGGCGCCCGGCTTCTCGCAGGCGACGCTCGCGATCGGGCTCGTCACGGCGTTCGCGGGCGGGATCGTCGCCGTGCTGCAGAACCATGCGAAGAGGCTTCTGGCGGCCTCCACCTCCGCCCAGTTCGGGCTGATGCTGGTCGCGGTCGGCGCGGGCTATCCCGGGGTCGCGCTCCTGCACCTCGCCGCGCACGCCGCCTTCAAGGCGCTTCTGTTCCTCGCGGCCGGCACCGCCGGTGAGCGGGTCGGGAGCTTCGCCCTCGACCGGATGGGGCTCGGCCGCGCGCTGCCGGGCGTCGCCGTCGCCGCCGCGATCGGGGCGGCGGCGCTCGCCGCGATCCCGCCGCTCGGCGCGGCCTGGACCAAGGAGGAGATCGTCGCCGCCGCGGGCCACGCCGACCCGCTCCTCGCCGGCGCCGTGATGCTGGCGGGCGCGCTCTCGGCGGCCTATGGCGCGCGTTTCCTCCTCCTCGCCTACGGCCCGGCGGAGAACCCGCCAGGGGGCCCGGCGCCGTCGCGAACGGAGGTCGCCGCGGCCTGGGCGCTCGCGCTCGCCTCCGTCGCCCTCGGCGTGCTGTGGCTCCCCGGCGCGCACGAGCCGCTCGCGACCGCGCTCGGCGCGGACCTGCCGCGGGGCGCCGCCTGGGAGGCGGCGCTCTCCCTCGTCCTCGTCGCGGCGGGCCTTCTCGCCGGGCGGGCGCTCGCCCGCACGACGCCTGCGCTCGGCACGCGCGGCGCGCCGGCCGCCGCCGCGGCGTGGCTCGGCCTGCCGGCGCTGATCGACGCCGCGCTGGTCCGCCCCTTCCTCGCCCTCGCCGACGCCGCGGATCGGGTCGACCGCGCCGTGCTCGACGCGATCCCCGGTGGCGCGGCACGAACCGGGCGCCGCCTGCGCGACGGGCTGGCCGCCCTGGACCGGCGGCGCGTCGACGCCGCTCCGCGCGGGATCGCCGGTCTCGGTCGCGCCGCCGCGGCCGCCCTCGCCCGCGCCGACGGCCGGGTCGTCGACGCCGGCATCCGCGCCACCGCCGCGCTGGCGCAGGCCTTCGCCGGGCTGTCCGACCGCATCGGCGAGCGGCTCGCCGACGGGCTGCCCACCGGCGCGACCCGCCTCGCCCTCCTCGGCGGACGCGACGCCCGGCGGCTGCACACGGGCCTGTCGCATCACTATTACGCGCTCGGCGTCGCCGGCGCGGCCGTCCTCGTCCTCCTTCTCCTGGTGCTCGCCTGA
- the nuoK gene encoding NADH-quinone oxidoreductase subunit NuoK, with product MTLTTILLVAAGLVGIGLYGALSQQSFVMLMMGLELMLNGALLAVVGFWSLALGGEPKGQLLAVIVMAVMAVEMALGFALVVAVYRRRKTDTIEGLTTLKE from the coding sequence ATGACGCTGACCACGATCCTCCTCGTCGCCGCCGGCCTCGTCGGCATCGGGCTCTACGGCGCGCTCTCCCAGCAGAGCTTCGTCATGCTGATGATGGGGCTCGAATTGATGCTCAACGGCGCGCTCCTCGCGGTCGTCGGCTTCTGGTCCCTCGCGCTCGGCGGGGAGCCGAAGGGGCAGCTCCTCGCCGTCATCGTCATGGCGGTGATGGCGGTGGAGATGGCGCTCGGCTTCGCCCTCGTCGTCGCCGTCTATCGACGCCGCAAGACGGACACGATCGAGGGGCTGACGACGTTGAAGGAGTGA
- a CDS encoding NADH-quinone oxidoreductase subunit J has translation MTLDDVLFLALSAIALLSGWRVFVTDSMVRASFLLMTSFIAVGLAMLLMAAPYLGIATIFMMAVEMMVMALFMVAFMMNPAGLNPMSMVHQHLFAVAAGTIAFLGLAAAILASDLPSDPVDPARPVVADLGHELLGGSMLIFETAGVTLLATMIGAVALSSRRGRFGDAQEGARPPGLEPGGEPAGRRPDEGGGDHHHHHHDRGRPR, from the coding sequence GTGACCCTCGACGACGTCCTCTTCCTCGCCCTCTCGGCGATCGCGCTCCTCAGCGGCTGGCGGGTCTTCGTCACCGACTCGATGGTGCGCGCCTCATTCCTCCTGATGACCTCGTTCATCGCCGTGGGGCTCGCCATGCTGCTGATGGCCGCGCCGTATCTCGGCATCGCGACGATCTTCATGATGGCCGTCGAGATGATGGTGATGGCGCTGTTCATGGTCGCGTTCATGATGAACCCGGCCGGCCTCAACCCGATGAGCATGGTGCACCAGCACCTTTTCGCCGTCGCCGCCGGAACGATCGCCTTCCTCGGCCTCGCCGCCGCGATCCTCGCGAGCGACCTGCCCTCGGACCCGGTCGACCCCGCCCGGCCCGTCGTCGCCGATCTCGGCCACGAGCTGCTCGGCGGCTCGATGCTGATCTTCGAGACGGCGGGCGTGACCCTGCTCGCCACCATGATCGGCGCCGTCGCCCTCTCGTCGCGGCGCGGCCGCTTCGGGGACGCGCAGGAGGGCGCGCGTCCCCCGGGCCTCGAGCCGGGCGGCGAGCCCGCGGGGCGCCGCCCCGACGAGGGCGGCGGCGACCATCACCATCATCACCACGATCGAGGCCGCCCGCGATGA
- a CDS encoding NADH-quinone oxidoreductase subunit H — MIPVLAILGLFALLLAGAAAAAVLDRLAYALAAGRPLSGEAAAPFRAAAAQLARQRIATERPDAVGAALAPAAYLALAAIGMSVVPLAEGVAVVEIETGIVLWGACEALTIVVVFLHGWSANAPLPLIGAYRYVAIGLPAMLLSMFVLIGVALPAQSLSVIEVVRAQEDVWNVVRQPLGLVLFLMLGLTLSLRGPFDYADPADLAGGTSADASGPAYAVWRLARLCMLVSVSAMASAAFLGGPLGPWLPGPLWLALKMLVVLAILIAAGRLLARTPPARMLTLIWVVLLPLAFLQLAIAGVGALP; from the coding sequence ATGATCCCCGTCCTCGCGATCCTCGGCCTGTTCGCCCTCCTCCTCGCCGGCGCGGCGGCGGCCGCCGTGCTCGACCGCCTCGCCTACGCCCTCGCCGCCGGCCGGCCGCTTTCGGGCGAGGCGGCCGCGCCCTTCCGCGCCGCGGCGGCGCAGCTCGCCCGCCAGCGCATCGCGACCGAGCGCCCCGACGCCGTCGGCGCGGCGCTCGCGCCCGCGGCCTACCTGGCGCTGGCGGCGATCGGGATGAGCGTCGTCCCCCTCGCGGAGGGCGTCGCCGTCGTCGAGATCGAGACCGGCATCGTGCTCTGGGGCGCCTGCGAGGCGCTCACGATCGTCGTCGTCTTCCTCCACGGCTGGTCCGCCAACGCGCCGCTGCCGCTGATCGGCGCCTATCGCTACGTCGCGATCGGCCTGCCCGCCATGCTGCTGTCCATGTTCGTCCTCATCGGCGTCGCGCTGCCGGCGCAGAGCCTTTCGGTGATCGAGGTGGTGCGCGCGCAGGAGGACGTCTGGAACGTCGTGCGCCAGCCGCTCGGGCTCGTGCTGTTCCTGATGCTCGGCCTCACGCTCTCGCTGCGCGGCCCGTTCGACTACGCCGATCCGGCCGATCTCGCCGGCGGCACCTCGGCGGACGCGTCAGGTCCGGCCTACGCCGTCTGGCGGCTCGCGCGGCTGTGCATGCTGGTCTCGGTCTCCGCCATGGCGAGCGCGGCCTTCCTGGGCGGGCCGCTCGGGCCCTGGCTGCCGGGCCCTCTCTGGCTCGCGCTGAAGATGCTGGTCGTGCTCGCGATCCTGATCGCCGCCGGGCGGCTTCTCGCGCGCACGCCGCCGGCGCGGATGCTCACGCTGATCTGGGTCGTGCTCCTGCCGCTCGCCTTCCTGCAGCTCGCGATCGCCGGCGTGGGGGCCCTGCCGTGA
- a CDS encoding NADH-quinone oxidoreductase subunit A — MRDLVAILVVGLLAAALAGAAALVERQARAVSAPQATPFLGGGAPQTHAWQRFHLRTYPMTLLFIAFEMEMMFMYPWAVVYVAEGMTAMVEMGMFLAILALGIVYGWREGAFRWQ, encoded by the coding sequence GTGCGCGATCTCGTCGCCATTCTCGTCGTCGGCCTCCTCGCCGCGGCGCTCGCCGGGGCGGCGGCGCTCGTCGAGCGCCAGGCGCGCGCGGTGAGCGCGCCGCAGGCGACGCCGTTCCTCGGCGGCGGCGCGCCGCAGACCCACGCCTGGCAGCGCTTCCACCTGCGCACCTATCCGATGACGCTGCTCTTCATCGCCTTCGAGATGGAGATGATGTTCATGTACCCCTGGGCGGTCGTGTACGTCGCCGAGGGCATGACGGCGATGGTCGAGATGGGGATGTTCCTCGCCATCCTCGCGCTCGGAATCGTCTACGGCTGGCGCGAGGGCGCCTTTCGCTGGCAATGA